Proteins encoded by one window of Nostoc sp. PCC 7120 = FACHB-418:
- a CDS encoding group II intron reverse transcriptase, which translates to MPRLYPHGQKGNTLRISEAGCGESRTPRFNREVRRIIPPIDSNQCLAKYALEPAHEATFHEHSYGFRPGRSTHDAQSQIANYLASSKGGINKRILELDIEKCFDRINHSTIMSNLIAPQGLKQGIFRALKAGINPEFPEQGTPQGGVVSPLLANIALNGIEDLHQYHDCNYKKITPSTPERNIKKACVRYADDMVFFLRPEDDAEEILEKISQFLAQRGLKISEKKTKLTASTDGFDFLGWNFYVQQNGKFRCVPSEENYKAFRKKVKKIVNCSNYGAKVKAEKLAPIVRGWRQYHKFCKMDGSRFRLWHTRDRAFRVFNKETKQDRHSAEKLTQEAFPTVPYSENAHIKVKGNKSPFDGDLTYWSKRNSKLYDGRTSKLLQKQHHTCGYCGLSMLSDERVHLHHIDNNHNNWKDSNLIVVHESCHDYIHMSKRGSEIYPIP; encoded by the coding sequence GGCGAAAGTCGCACGCCCAGATTTAACAGAGAGGTGCGGCGGATAATACCGCCCATCGACTCTAACCAATGCCTAGCGAAATATGCACTAGAGCCAGCACACGAAGCAACTTTCCATGAACATAGCTATGGATTTAGACCCGGACGCTCTACCCATGATGCCCAAAGTCAGATAGCCAACTATCTAGCATCCAGTAAAGGAGGCATCAACAAGAGAATCCTTGAGCTTGACATAGAAAAATGCTTCGATAGGATAAATCACTCCACCATAATGTCCAACCTTATCGCCCCACAAGGGCTAAAACAGGGAATATTCCGAGCATTAAAGGCAGGAATAAACCCAGAATTTCCCGAACAAGGAACACCTCAAGGTGGTGTGGTAAGTCCATTATTAGCAAACATCGCCTTAAATGGTATCGAGGATTTACACCAATACCACGACTGCAATTATAAGAAAATAACACCAAGTACACCGGAAAGGAACATCAAGAAAGCTTGTGTAAGATACGCCGATGATATGGTGTTCTTCTTAAGACCAGAAGACGATGCAGAAGAAATACTTGAGAAAATCAGCCAATTCCTAGCACAAAGAGGACTAAAGATCAGCGAGAAAAAGACCAAGCTAACCGCCTCGACAGATGGATTTGACTTTCTAGGCTGGAATTTCTATGTACAGCAAAACGGAAAGTTTAGATGTGTTCCCTCAGAGGAAAACTACAAAGCATTCCGTAAGAAAGTTAAGAAAATCGTCAACTGCTCGAATTATGGTGCTAAGGTGAAAGCCGAAAAACTTGCGCCAATAGTTAGAGGATGGAGACAATATCATAAGTTCTGCAAAATGGATGGGTCACGTTTCAGACTATGGCACACCAGAGATAGAGCTTTTAGAGTATTCAACAAAGAAACCAAACAGGATAGGCACTCAGCCGAAAAACTCACACAAGAGGCATTCCCCACGGTTCCTTACTCCGAAAACGCCCATATCAAAGTCAAAGGTAATAAATCGCCCTTTGATGGAGACTTAACTTACTGGAGCAAAAGAAACAGTAAATTATACGACGGCAGAACCTCAAAACTATTACAAAAGCAGCATCATACCTGTGGATACTGTGGATTAAGTATGCTCTCAGATGAGAGGGTACACCTACACCACATAGACAATAATCATAATAACTGGAAGGATTCAAACCTGATAGTAGTACATGAAAGTTGTCACGATTACATCCACATGAGCAAAAGAGGAAGTGAAATTTATCCAATTCCCTAG